In Ostrea edulis chromosome 6, xbOstEdul1.1, whole genome shotgun sequence, a single window of DNA contains:
- the LOC130046419 gene encoding uncharacterized protein LOC130046419 isoform X2, with protein MRITVMLSLVIGACLSSLMFVYGDGHDYDHNYHHHSSSSSYCNRDSDCTGCHSYQSGHCSNNHCTCIDAKTHCEVDADCLNLCPKETPFQHCRHYNFLLLYWTDCDCKACFEDTDCTCTGETMPHCSHSQGGSACHCLSTIAPTTEPPPTTPTTTTATTTIRKLFFPIYLYISNFQKS; from the exons ATGAGGATCACGGTTATGCTGTCCCTCGTCATCG GGGCGTGCCTTTCTTCCTTGATGTTTGTTTATGGTGACGGCCACGATTATGATCACAATTATCATC ACCATTCCTCCTCCAGTAGTTACTGTAATCGTGATTCCGACTGTACTGGCTGCCATAGTTACCAGTCTGGCCATTGTTCCAATAATCACTGTACCTGCATAG ATGCCAAAACTCATTGCGAAGTAGATGCTGACTGCCTCAACCTCTGTCCAAAAGAAACTCCTTTTCAACACTGCAGACATTATAATTTTCTACTCCTTTATTGGACTGACTGTGATTGCAAAG CCTGCTTTGAAGATACAGATTGCACCTGTACAGGGGAAACCATGCCTCATTGCAGCCACAGCCAGGGCGGTAGCGCCTGTCACTGCTTGTCTACAATAG CCCCAACAACTGAAC CACCACCGACAACAC CTACGACAACAACAG CTACGACAACAATACGCAAGTTATTCTTTCCTATTTATCTTTATATCTCAAACTTCCAAAAGTCGTAA
- the LOC130046419 gene encoding uncharacterized protein LOC130046419 isoform X1 — protein sequence MRITVMLSLVIGACLSSLMFVYGDGHDYDHNYHHHSSSSSYCNRDSDCTGCHSYQSGHCSNNHCTCIDAKTHCEVDADCLNLCPKETPFQHCRHYNFLLLYWTDCDCKACFEDTDCTCTGETMPHCSHSQGGSACHCLSTIAPTTEPPPTTRKLSFDTVTNNETRLNVSIIYFYLLKTQDIHEVRR from the exons ATGAGGATCACGGTTATGCTGTCCCTCGTCATCG GGGCGTGCCTTTCTTCCTTGATGTTTGTTTATGGTGACGGCCACGATTATGATCACAATTATCATC ACCATTCCTCCTCCAGTAGTTACTGTAATCGTGATTCCGACTGTACTGGCTGCCATAGTTACCAGTCTGGCCATTGTTCCAATAATCACTGTACCTGCATAG ATGCCAAAACTCATTGCGAAGTAGATGCTGACTGCCTCAACCTCTGTCCAAAAGAAACTCCTTTTCAACACTGCAGACATTATAATTTTCTACTCCTTTATTGGACTGACTGTGATTGCAAAG CCTGCTTTGAAGATACAGATTGCACCTGTACAGGGGAAACCATGCCTCATTGCAGCCACAGCCAGGGCGGTAGCGCCTGTCACTGCTTGTCTACAATAG CCCCAACAACTGAAC CACCACCGACAACACGTAAGTTATCTTTTGATACAGTCACTAATAATGAAACGAGGCTAAACGtctcaataatttatttttatctccTCAAAACACAGGATATACATGAAGTTAGAAGATGA
- the LOC130046419 gene encoding uncharacterized protein LOC130046419 isoform X4 codes for MRITVMLSLVIGACLSSLMFVYGDGHDYDHNYHHHSSSSSYCNRDSDCTGCHSYQSGHCSNNHCTCIDAKTHCEVDADCLNLCPKETPFQHCRHYNFLLLYWTDCDCKACFEDTDCTCTGETMPHCSHSQGGSACHCLSTIAPTTERYT; via the exons ATGAGGATCACGGTTATGCTGTCCCTCGTCATCG GGGCGTGCCTTTCTTCCTTGATGTTTGTTTATGGTGACGGCCACGATTATGATCACAATTATCATC ACCATTCCTCCTCCAGTAGTTACTGTAATCGTGATTCCGACTGTACTGGCTGCCATAGTTACCAGTCTGGCCATTGTTCCAATAATCACTGTACCTGCATAG ATGCCAAAACTCATTGCGAAGTAGATGCTGACTGCCTCAACCTCTGTCCAAAAGAAACTCCTTTTCAACACTGCAGACATTATAATTTTCTACTCCTTTATTGGACTGACTGTGATTGCAAAG CCTGCTTTGAAGATACAGATTGCACCTGTACAGGGGAAACCATGCCTCATTGCAGCCACAGCCAGGGCGGTAGCGCCTGTCACTGCTTGTCTACAATAG CCCCAACAACTGAAC GATATACATGA
- the LOC130046419 gene encoding uncharacterized protein LOC130046419 isoform X3, whose product MRITVMLSLVIGACLSSLMFVYGDGHDYDHNYHHHSSSSSYCNRDSDCTGCHSYQSGHCSNNHCTCIDAKTHCEVDADCLNLCPKETPFQHCRHYNFLLLYWTDCDCKACFEDTDCTCTGETMPHCSHSQGGSACHCLSTIAPTTEPPPTTRYT is encoded by the exons ATGAGGATCACGGTTATGCTGTCCCTCGTCATCG GGGCGTGCCTTTCTTCCTTGATGTTTGTTTATGGTGACGGCCACGATTATGATCACAATTATCATC ACCATTCCTCCTCCAGTAGTTACTGTAATCGTGATTCCGACTGTACTGGCTGCCATAGTTACCAGTCTGGCCATTGTTCCAATAATCACTGTACCTGCATAG ATGCCAAAACTCATTGCGAAGTAGATGCTGACTGCCTCAACCTCTGTCCAAAAGAAACTCCTTTTCAACACTGCAGACATTATAATTTTCTACTCCTTTATTGGACTGACTGTGATTGCAAAG CCTGCTTTGAAGATACAGATTGCACCTGTACAGGGGAAACCATGCCTCATTGCAGCCACAGCCAGGGCGGTAGCGCCTGTCACTGCTTGTCTACAATAG CCCCAACAACTGAAC CACCACCGACAACAC GATATACATGA